The stretch of DNA gatcctcatgcctaaaccaatgagcccaatgaacataggaagtgtctaattaaaatgaaccccgggatagaactgttaggagcacactaaggtaaggtatgagttaggggccccctcacaccgaaccagcggccctctcagtttgacccggaaaccctgagtgtatatgagagaaagggtagaaaagttgcttgaggacgaacatgaaattcatatatcgttgcctaagtgttaactgattgatacattgattattgcataaaagagttgatgtataccttgagacccatatattctaaccattctgcaggacaacgctacggtaagtattttgtatgaatgatgacgtgagcatatgatgttgtggaaatgagaaataaaattttcgagttcaggttaataatcaatgaagtgttgtggtagccgtgagtatgaaaataattgcgagtcgatgatagttacctagttggatgttgaatgatgtgttgactATACTATTATGCCTAgaaatatgcggttatgtgatcccgaagccatgctagtatagtattgtgatagtaattagaaacactgttgaattgcatgtttttagtcatagcaatcgtgatttagatgtaaggagtagatcgagatgcgaagggattctacgggatagatgtttacgaaagtacagtgtgagatttaagttaggatgagttagtatcgatagtatggttgtaagagtttgaaaCATAGGaaatgaatgacctagtgctgaaacacgttgtttgattttactctcgaattgatcttactgccatttcttttctgtttattgcctatggatgaaaattttatgagaagatagcctcgtgagttagtgttcatttggcgttggtttcatgcttatatgatgtacggattaggagtaataaatattttagtgggctgtggtcaggaagttcctgtgcagtgatgttttgaccaacgattttgtaaaaatcctcatttaaactgtattaataatttttgcataattccaactccatcgatcagaagattcgcatatgttttcaaattaacaaaccacgaaaattcttgatgcctctatattaaacggtaggttttgcaaactgacccaagtcttGGACCAATtactgtcacatgtttgtttggaccaactgagttgtaaaattctttaaaaaaaaaaaatgaaatttttgtgctttggacctaattctttttcccctgtgttttttaactctccgtgttttataaaaataatatgaatcaagttttaatcggacGGTTAtgtattcgtgatctttgaaagttacaacgtgaaacatgacttgtaaaatgtgtgttctaggttgagtttcatgCAGTTGTTTgaataattcatgagccttagtaatgcgaatttataatgctttatatgacgatagtagcacgcttgttcagtagttatgtatcttaacaagtgattaaaaaattaaaacttagttgataacattgttggcatgatagcgtgagtaaaattggatagcctAAATTGATTCTTagtcaagggtgaaatattttataccaatccagttgttgcatattttatgtatgtttggcatgttgtactatctctagtatgttcatcatatttgcatgatggtcggatatatataaatataaaactatgttgtcatatcttggtaaagttgatggcgttaaaagttaatttgattgttctaatatactcgcatgaataattataatagttatgtttaaaagttacacatggatggtagtaatgagtgtgtctaaatgttcacacatgtagaatgcatctaagttctaatgtctttcatatgagttgtgtgccaatagttataattattaccttcatcacattgaattatttcagttggacctaaaactataacatgataataaacaatgttgttattccttattgaatatgttcgttattacaatgttataaaatgctaaagtgattcttgcaattatatgggtgtgatataaaggaaactgtttgatataacacgacaattggcatatctatattctcgagtcgttactatcaattataatataataaagattgttatgataactatgttgacaattataatgggataactcttttgatgattcacatgatatgcattggtttaaatgatagtcattatagttacatttaattgagcctacgagttgcctaattattcaatcatgcaaatcagagaagttgttcaagtcgctaatcttttatcatagctagtgttctacacagtatatgatggcaaatgtatatgtttaaactatttatacaatatctcttgttttgctgaaaatgaattatactaagttgctggacacaattgaatgatatggttgctaaaatgtgaaatataggtgtgatatggaagtaatgatGTCGTTGTCAttgatcatatgtagttacttttattgggaaacatgttttcagaattgatatcgtgcaaacaatttttataatttaaaatatgaattatgagtatgttgttgattgcttaaattcatcgacctaattcgtgacctaaaccagtgagtgagtaaatggttgtatggacatgccaataagatcctgtgattgtgatagatagtagtggtagatctatttctgtgatatgtttacaaatgtgagaagtccttagattgttttgttgattttgctctcgctcgttcatagtctataattgatcatcaaatttgtttagttgtgaaaccgtgtaaaccatgattcctttcttgttgttcttttagtttgatgttgtgtttttaagttacgcatgagctagtaataaatgttacctGTTGACAAccagttaattccttaataaaaccttgtttcgaccttaatgttgatgcgcaatctcttatcatgtattctttcctgtcacatgtggttgataatgattttgttgcataggtataatggtggttacgaggacgtaaccatgtttttagttgggtaggattgtaaaatcttgatgcttaatttgcacttgtctgtaggttatagttgaccaatttgacgtttagttgtggggtacctatgcaaatgagttctatatgttttgtttcTACTTCGGTTAGTTGATTGATGTGAAAAAGGAGGGTGTGATTAAACTACTGGTAATGAGTTATGAGTTGGCCTATGAGCCGAGTGATGATTacggagttatgtttacggtcccaaagtcgaccatggttattgagttacttgagtttgagatcagaatttagatggaagatgacggtgttctcagatgattatataGTTGTTATATATCTGTGTTCCCAGGTAATTATTAGTCgcagttagttgggttaagtaaagatgagttaaacttcgggacgaagtttatttttaggagggcggaatgtaacattccgtatttgttcTGTTAATTgttgtgtcaaaagtgtgtgttaaccgagttagaaatgcgtgacgtccgtaagtacgatatcCAATACCCTTCagaggtttgggtacgggagcgaacttcgggacgaagttcattttaaggggggaagactgtaataccccgtatttttataaaattaattaaatggatattattattaaatattatttattatacattttatatccctaattaagtcgggtaaattgttgggtcgataattatgttaagttattttatttaactcgcgttgtatcgatacaagttaattgagacgggtttatataggattcgaaatgtgagctaaccaTTTGAGTTGGGCCATTAACTGTTCAGCCCAATTAAACCCTAAGCCCAACTAAACCTAACTAACCCTAATAGTATACCCTAACCCCAATAACCCTACCCAAAACCGCCTCCCTCATCTcacactccctcaacccgcctccctcttttcttCAGATCCCATCTCAGCTTTCAcgcataaagagagagagagagtgagcctgGGTGGTGACCGTGCAGCAGGGAGGAGCTAGGGGCGAATGGCGACGACtatgggtggccgtggtggccgtTGTAGTGGCGGGAAGGTAAGCAGTTAACCCTTTTCTCTGTTTTCGTATTTTCTGTCGGGGTTTTGGTGGTTGTGTCGTGTCTGATAGGGGAGTTTATGGGGGTTGTTGACAGGGTATAGGAGTAGAGTGGTAGGGGACGAGTgaaatggtggtggttatggtggttttaggtggTGCTAGTGGCGGTGAGAGGTGGCAGCGACGGGGGGTGCAGCAACGGGTTTCAGATGCGATTTTCAGGGGAGTTTAGAGTggctaggtttggggtggcaccaccgtggactcgggggaggtcgaagtggtggtgccacggtgtctgggttcgtgggatGACGGTGAGCAGCACGGTGGTGGTGAGGCAGGGTGTaggtgttggctgcggtggtggtaaagggagaacagggggtgtttggtgagccgtggtggtgaaccaggccacaTGGCGGCCATGGTTTGGCTCGCGGCGACGGTCGACCCCCAAAGGGGCCCGTTGGTGGTCGGGTCGAGTGGGGGTTGGGcctggtggttgacacggtggtGAGGTGGCGCGAGGGAGTGCGGGGATGCGTGTGAAGGGACGTGGTTTATGACGGGTTCTTTTagtgtttgattcgggttttcgtAATCGTATAATTCATTTAacctttaattatcattttggttattcaatttaattcccgaaCCATTTAAATTAGTTATTTATTTTAACTCCCGGGTTATTCAAAATgtttaaagacggttttgagtcgggattgttagaGTTATTCAAATACTTGATTCGGttcatcgtataattcgtttaattctcTAATTATCGTTTTGGTCTAAGTTCCGGgttacttaaaataaaataataattaattaattaaagacgggtttttgagtgggtttgttaaaagaggaaagttactatatcgggaaagtttccattttgggagatttctatatttagtagttagtaattataaatattataattgtttgaggtgacgaattcgtgaaggatcaattatcaaattcattgctttattttcggACTCGCTTAAaccgcttaattggaattgctggcactttgaggtagggaaatacacttgacttgttatcgttgttgttaaattgtgttgacttggttcatggttgttgattacgttatgattcatatacgggaaagTGATTGTCTGAATTGTTCGTGTGGAGTATGTTATTTCAAccttttgatagctggcatgatttcattcattgatatacatattgtgttgcatcgattactgttgagcattgcatatgcattggagttggaggatggtgtggtggtgacggtgttgagatacgatgtgatgttgtgataaggcccaggctggttctgcagacttgccctgtgtCCTCACCAAGAGTggcgatcgactacggtcgatatataaagtctaccggggatcggtatggctgggcgttccgggttatgagatatgagatatgagttgagatggagatggaggtgacggaggagcatgcatatcatattttattgttgcattgttttccctactcagcttcgcggctgaccctgtgtattcgtgtacgcctgtgatgatccaattattgggagcaGTTGACAGTAATTTCgagaccgatgggagctggcggggagagagcttggatgactgacttagtgcctagcccaccttagtttttattagtagttttatcagactttatcttttggtcatattttggaggctttgttttaattccagttgtaatctcactataaacattttattaaagtactgtgtttcttcctttgttatctactgcctcgggtttccgagatggtaacaccgtcatttatctgaggagtcctagttcaggcccttaaataaatgggggtgttacattattgCCTCCACCTTCACcttctgatgatgatgatgatgtggtCTATTGGGCTTATTATGTTATTATGATGATGATGTGGTCTATTGGGgttattatgatgatgatgatgtggtCTATTGGGGTTATTATGTTAGTTCTCCCTCACTTGCTGACGTTGATAACAAGCGTATTATTGTCCATTTCTCACACAATTACTCTCTCTATGCCTACTATCCTGATGAGTCTCGTTGGGAGTGTCTGGTTTCCCGTTTTGGGACATGGCATCCACTTGTTCTTCTCCATGATGGCCTCCTTGTTTTTCACGACCCAGACTATCCCGCCTGTTTTATGGCTTTTGATTTAAATGCCAGACGATACCTCAAACCTGTCATCTCCAACTTCGATCCTAGCCTTCTTTTTTCCGTATATGTGTGTTTATTTCCTTTGAAGCCCCCTGGTaccttttgctttttttttcttaCATCACTGAAATTGACAACCCCGTTACTGAGCTTGGCTTTGTCAAATTCAAAGTTGAACGCATCCCTCAAAGTGAGGACCCTCTAATCACCTTTATCTCTTGCCAACACTTTAACATTGATTGCAAATTCGATGTTTCTAATTGCGTCCCTCTAGGTACTTCTACTACCTCTTTGTCTTCTTCTTTTTCTGTTCACCCATAGCTTGTTTCTCGTATTATCTAAGTAGGCATAATGGGACACCCTGAATGTTATAATTACACATCTACAAAAGGATAACTTAGATATTGCCTACTAGTAGTGTACCCCTTACCTAAAAGGGGGACCTAAATGGGGTTTTGTCTAGCGCCTCATCCCAAGTGCCCCTTTAACTCTGCTTTCGGGTGAGATTCATGTGGTGTCTAATACTTAGTATATGATACGATTGTCTTTTTTAATCTTTACAGAGCCTGTACTGAATCCTCTTTTTAAGACGGCAGCGAGGGAGCTAGCCAGTTCTAGTACTACTACTCGTATGCGTGACACTTAGTGTGAGTTGCTAACTTTTATTTGTTCTCCTAATTAAGCGTCTAATATTTtacttttcttttttattttattttaaaaaatctcCCGTTTTTTCAACTTAAGAAATGACAAACACATAATAAACATGGCCTAGAATGACCAGGCTTGTACTCATAATGACTGACCCAAAATGACCCTGCCCGGACGGAGCGACCCAAAAAAAAATGAGCGGAATCCCGAAACAAAATTTTATCTTATAACAGAAATTACCCGACCAGAAAAAAGTAGTTTCTTCTCTCGTATTGTCAAATAAAATACTCCAAAATAGATGTGAGTCAACATGCATGAATTCTGAAGGCGCTTGGAAGTTGAAACCCGTCAAAGAATTTGTTTGTGTGCAATGCATATATTGTGCTTATTCTTAATTCGTTATATGCAATTTGTGGTTGTAGCAGAACGTCTTTGTAAATTGTTTTAATCAACACAAAAACATGAAATGACAAGAATGGATTATGAAACCCAAGCTTGTGCATTCTTACAAGTCTTGTCACGTCTGCCTTGGCGCTGATGAATTTCATCCGTCTTCAGCAATTCAATTCAATTTCTGTGGGCTCCTAGTTGCTCTTTTTAACATGTGGTATAGTAAGTACTCCCTATTGCTATTTTAAAGCAACTCTTTGCAATGACCGGTAGTTGATCATTTTGAGAACCCGAATAATATTCTTGGACGACATGCCATCGTGTGCCTCAAAATATCATAGTTTAGCCAATCTTACAGAACACCATGCTTTAGTGTTAGAGACTAAAGAACTCGTGTAAGAAGCCGTATAAAATTGACGCATGGGCTTTGGAGTATCCGGAATGTCTAACTCGGATTAAGGAGATGTGGTTTATTCGGGACATTGGATCACCGGCTTTCCAGGTGGTCCGAAAGCTCTCAAGAGTTAGGCAAGCTGTTAAAAAATGGTCAATGGATAAGCGTGAGGAATGGTCCGGAAAATGGGATGATTTTGATAAAAGATTAGAGGAGGGTATGGAGATAGCCTTGAGGGGGGGTAGCACTGAGAAATATGATAGAGTCAACGAGGAGGTGCGGAATTTTGCCACTGCTATGGCTACTTATTGGAAACAACGAGCAAAAATCAAATGGATGGTTGACGGAGATACTTGCACAAAATATTTCTTTAATTGGGTTAAGGGGCGAGCAGGGAGGAATTTCATTCTTGGGATAAAAGGAAATGATGGTGCCTGGTCCTATAAGGAGGAAGAGGTTAGTGACATCTTTCAAGACTATTTTGTCAAACTTTACTCCAACAGGTCTCACAACGCAGGTGAGCATGTGAATGTTACACCTCCTACTGCCGAGTATGGGTTTGAAAGAGTCTTAAAGCATTTGAAAACCAAGGTTTTAGAGGATGATTTGGATATGCTGGGAAAACCTTTTACTGCTAAAGAGGTTAGAAAGGCGGTTTTTCAGATGGGACCTATGAAATCTCCGGGGCCTGATGGGATACCTGCCATATTCTACCAAAAATGCTGGTATGTTATTAAGAAAGATTTTACTAAGGCTGTTTTATCAATCCTTAATTCGGGCTTGGTTCTAAGAGAGGTTAACAGAACCTTTATAGCACTAATCCCGAAAACTGATAGCCCTGAGGAAGTTAAGGACTATAGGCCCATCAGCCTTTGTAATGTGTTTATGCGGATAATAACCAAATGCATTACTAATAGATTATCCAAAATCATGGGATATTTGGTGGGAGATCATCAAAATGCCTTCATTGCAGGAAGGAGTATAAGTGACAACATCCTTCTTGCACATGAGGCCATTCATAAGATTAACTCGCATAAACGAGGAGTATCAGGAAGTCTTGCGTTCAAAGCGGATATGAGTAAAGCGTATGACCGAGTACGGTGGGATTTTCTGGAAGCAGTTCTTTTTAAGTTTAGATTTCCTGAAAAGATGATTCGTCTTATTATGGCTTGTGTGAGCACTGTGTCATATGAGGTCCTGTTCAATGGTAAACCCCTACAACAATTCAAACCTGCTTGTGGACTGAGACAGGGGGATCCATTATCCCCCTATCTGTTTCTGCTTTGTATGGAAGTGCTATCAGCTAACATGGTTCATGCTCGAGAAGTGGGGATATTGAGAGGGATTAGGATTTGTCAAGGGGTGCGGCCACTAACTCATCTATTTTTTGCTGACGATTCAATTTTCTTCATTAAAGACAGGGGAAATGCAATAAGGTCTCTTAAACGCATTCTTGACAAATATTGTGAGGCTTCGGGACAGGCACTTAATGAAGAAAAATGTGGTGTTCTTTATAGCCCAAGCATGAAGCTCCGTAAAATACGAACTTGTATAAAAGTCTTCAAACTTAAGAGGCATAAAGGAATTGGGAAATACCTTGGCATGCCAACGGAATTTCATGGATCCAAGAAGGAAATTTTCAAAGGATTAATTGAGAATGTCACAAGACGGATCTCATCGTGGAATGGTGTGTTTCTAACTCCAGCGGGGAGGCTTACCCTTATCAACTCTGTCCTATCAAACATTTcaaattactttctatcggtattcAAAATGCCGGTAAGTGTGACAAAGAAAATCAACTCTCttttgtcacatttttggtgggccggGTGCAAATCGGGTAAGTCCCTTCATTGGTGTAGTAGGATGTTCACTAGTCTTCCAAAGAGGGAAGGAGGCCTGGGGATACGAAATATTGAATGCCTTAATAAGGCATTACTGGCCAAGCATGCGTGGAGACTCGTGACCGGAGAAAATTCGATTTTTTGTCAAATTTTCAGAGAAAAGGTCTTTGGCAGTTCTACTTCGGGGAATATTTTGACTCCAAGAATTACAGGGAATGCATCCTGGGGAGTTAAAAGTATTTTTCATGGAATGACATTTATTCTGGAGAAATTTAGCTGGCAACCAGGTACGAATTCAAATCTAAATGTCTGGACTTCAAGGTGGGTTGATACGAGGGCACCTGAGCCTAAGGGTGATTTATTGGATCCGGCGTTTAATTTCCTTAAAGATTTACGAATAAGAGATCTATGTCTAAATAGAGGGGGATGGAATCAGGACTTGATAAATATGCTCTTTGATGATGAGAGTTCAAAAAGAATTCTGGCTATACCGCTGAGAATTAATGATGGGGAGGACGAAATCATTTGGCCTTTCTCCTCAACTGGAGTTTACACGGTTAAAAGCGGGTATGGGGTACTTTTTAATGAAATGTTTATGAGGAGAAGTACATTCCTGGACAGATCAAGATTAAATCAAGGGAGGAAAAAGTTTTGTGGTAAACGGCTTTGGCACCTTCCAATTCCACAGTCGTGGAAAATCCTTATCTGGAAAATCCTTACGAATTCTCTTCCTGTAGGAGGGGAATTTGTTAGGAGAAACCTGACGTGGAGCCCTTTCTGCCCTTTATGCAGTAGTACTAGGGATTCGGTTGAAACGGTTGACCATCTTTTCAAAGATTGTAGTATTACGGCAAGGATCTGGGCGGGGTCACAATTTGGGATTAACTCGGAACAAGCTTATAATTTGGAAGTCGGTGACTGGATTGTCAACTGGATTCAATTCTTGAGAACCTTGAATGATTGGCAGATTCGGCTCATTCAATTTAGCGCAATCATTGTATCCATTTGGAATTTGCGTAATAATGTGATTTTTAGAGGTGAGTCTTTTAATCCCAAGGGTTTCTTTCCAGCttataatcaactgatcacctGTGCTATGAAAGGATTTGTTGAAAGAGGTGAAGCCAATTTGACGGAGCACGGTAGTCTGGATAACAACGATCTACCGGATATTGAGGGTGATTTGGTGTGGAGTGGAAACCCGGTGTATGTGACTGGGGGCTTTGGGTCGTGTAGCTTAGTGCGGGTTATGGTGGATGCGAGTTGGGAAAAAACTTGGCAGGCTGCTTGGGGATGGGTGGTTTATGATGAACATGGGAATGTGATTTATAAAGGAGGGGAGAAGGGGCGTGCTGAATCACCATTACAAGCGGAGGCTTTGGGGGTCTTGAAGGCCTTACAGTGGGCTCTCGGTAACAACTTCCTTCATGTGGAGCTCTCATCCGATTGCCTTCAATTTGTGTTTCAATGTGCAGGTTTAGGAACAAAGCACTACCAGACTAAAGGAGTTCTAGAAGACATTCTCTGTCTAACGCCAAGCTTTCATTGTCTATGTTTTAGCTATGTATGTAGGAAAAATAATGTGGAGGCTCACCTCCTAGCGAGACGGGCCATGACTATGGCGTAGGAATCTTTTTTGCcagttgcaaaaaaaaaaaaaaaaaaaaaagtgttagaGACGTACTTGTTGATATGTAGAAGCATCATTATGAGCTGTGAGTATAATGTTGATTTAATTTTGGGTCTGTACAAATTGATGCTCTTACAATGAAATGCTCACTTTTTTTAATTTCTTATGTTTACAAATCCTTTGTTGATTCAATTGTCCTTTGTCATGGATTAAGCGGTTACCCATGCCGAGAAGTGTCTTTCCAAGCTACACACTGCATGTATTAGCAAGCTTCTT from Silene latifolia isolate original U9 population chromosome 10, ASM4854445v1, whole genome shotgun sequence encodes:
- the LOC141607504 gene encoding uncharacterized protein LOC141607504; the encoded protein is MWFIRDIGSPAFQVVRKLSRVRQAVKKWSMDKREEWSGKWDDFDKRLEEGMEIALRGGSTEKYDRVNEEVRNFATAMATYWKQRAKIKWMVDGDTCTKYFFNWVKGRAGRNFILGIKGNDGAWSYKEEEVSDIFQDYFVKLYSNRSHNAGEHVNVTPPTAEYGFERVLKHLKTKVLEDDLDMLGKPFTAKEVRKAVFQMGPMKSPGPDGIPAIFYQKCWYVIKKDFTKAVLSILNSGLVLREVNRTFIALIPKTDSPEEVKDYRPISLCNVFMRIITKCITNRLSKIMGYLVGDHQNAFIAGRSISDNILLAHEAIHKINSHKRGVSGSLAFKADMSKAYDRVRWDFLEAVLFKFRFPEKMIRLIMACVSTVSYEVLFNGKPLQQFKPACGLRQGDPLSPYLFLLCMEVLSANMVHAREVGILRGIRICQGVRPLTHLFFADDSIFFIKDRGNAIRSLKRILDKYCEASGQALNEEKCGVLYSPSMKLRKIRTCIKVFKLKRHKGIGKYLGMPTEFHGSKKEIFKGLIENVTRRISSWNGVFLTPAGRLTLINSVLSNISNYFLSVFKMPVSVTKKINSLLSHFWWAGCKSGKSLHWCSRMFTSLPKREGGLGIRNIECLNKALLAKHAWRLVTGENSIFCQIFREKVFGSSTSGNILTPRITGNASWGVKSIFHGMTFILEKFSWQPGTNSNLNVWTSRWVDTRAPEPKGDLLDPAFNFLKDLRIRDLCLNRGGWNQDLINMLFDDESSKRILAIPLRINDGEDEIIWPFSSTGVYTVKSGYGVLFNEMFMRRSTFLDRSRLNQGRKKFCGKRLWHLPIPQSWKILIWKILTNSLPVGGEFVRRNLTWSPFCPLCSSTRDSVETVDHLFKDCSITARIWAGSQFGINSEQAYNLEVGDWIVNWIQFLRTLNDWQIRLIQFSAIIVSIWNLRNNVIFRGESFNPKGFFPAYNQLITCAMKGFVERGEANLTEHGSLDNNDLPDIEGDLVWSGNPVYVTGGFGSCSLVRVMVDASWEKTWQAAWGWVVYDEHGNVIYKGGEKGRAESPLQAEALGVLKALQWALGNNFLHVELSSDCLQFVFQCAGLGTKHYQTKGVLEDILCLTPSFHCLCFSYVCRKNNVEAHLLARRAMTMA